A single region of the Halorussus gelatinilyticus genome encodes:
- a CDS encoding DUF7331 family protein, with protein sequence MTEKYDSANGRDDDRGTDRYAAFKDGGGEVVVYDTKNNAAWVKSDAAVVVEEMV encoded by the coding sequence ATGACCGAGAAATACGACAGCGCGAACGGCCGCGACGACGACCGGGGGACCGACCGCTACGCCGCCTTCAAAGACGGTGGTGGCGAAGTCGTCGTCTACGACACGAAGAACAACGCCGCGTGGGTGAAGTCCGACGCGGCGGTCGTCGTCGAAGAGATGGTCTGA